The following coding sequences lie in one Streptomyces xiamenensis genomic window:
- a CDS encoding CynX/NimT family MFS transporter produces MSQARPGIPLIDAGQDLPAPPPAIRPTRRPALPHRGLVLLGIVLAALNMRVAVAGVSPLLTDIGDHFGLSATAGGLVTTVPLVFMGLGSLVAPRLAARRGTEAVLFGALVLLCGGILVRVAPPVIALFAGGILVGTAIALLNVLMPGLIKRDFPDQVAPMTALYSTTMILGATVSSATAVPLERALGGWQGPFVSWSLLAALSALLWLPHVVLARKDRTPAAAAGPRPVLRPGPRLTSLPLAWQITLFMGGQSLVAYVVIAWLPTVLSDHGMDKGEAGLVFAFSTLVQMSGSLLVPVLAGRMRRQRALGAVTAGLMAAGVAGLLINPVGGAWLWAVLLGIGQGGTLGLALTLIVLRTRDAHTAARLSGMSQTWGYLLASLGPFVLGALHQATGGWTVPLTALLLVCCGLMLLALGAGRDRRI; encoded by the coding sequence TTGTCACAAGCACGGCCCGGCATACCCCTGATCGATGCCGGACAGGACCTCCCCGCCCCGCCACCGGCCATACGGCCCACGCGGCGGCCGGCGCTCCCGCACCGCGGACTGGTGCTGCTGGGCATCGTGCTCGCGGCGCTCAACATGCGGGTGGCCGTGGCCGGAGTCTCCCCGCTGCTCACCGACATCGGGGACCACTTCGGGCTGTCGGCCACCGCCGGGGGCCTGGTCACCACCGTGCCACTGGTGTTCATGGGGCTGGGGTCACTCGTGGCCCCGAGGCTGGCCGCCCGCCGCGGGACCGAGGCGGTGCTGTTCGGGGCGCTGGTGCTGCTGTGCGGGGGAATCCTGGTACGCGTCGCGCCCCCCGTGATCGCGCTGTTCGCCGGCGGGATCCTGGTCGGCACGGCGATCGCGCTGCTCAACGTGCTGATGCCGGGGCTCATCAAGCGCGACTTCCCCGACCAGGTCGCGCCCATGACGGCGCTGTACTCCACGACCATGATCCTCGGCGCGACGGTGTCCTCGGCCACCGCCGTACCGCTGGAGCGGGCGCTCGGCGGCTGGCAGGGGCCGTTCGTCTCCTGGTCGCTGCTCGCCGCGCTCTCCGCCCTGCTGTGGCTGCCCCATGTCGTCCTCGCCCGCAAGGACAGGACACCCGCGGCGGCGGCCGGGCCGCGCCCGGTGCTGCGCCCCGGGCCGCGCCTGACCTCCCTGCCGCTGGCCTGGCAGATCACTCTGTTCATGGGGGGCCAGTCCCTGGTCGCCTATGTGGTGATCGCGTGGCTGCCCACGGTGCTGAGCGACCACGGCATGGACAAGGGGGAGGCCGGCCTGGTCTTCGCCTTCAGCACCCTGGTGCAGATGAGCGGTTCGCTCCTGGTGCCGGTGCTGGCCGGGCGCATGCGGCGCCAGCGGGCGCTGGGCGCCGTCACCGCGGGGCTGATGGCCGCCGGCGTGGCGGGTCTGCTGATCAACCCGGTGGGCGGCGCCTGGCTGTGGGCCGTACTGCTGGGCATCGGCCAGGGTGGCACGCTGGGGCTCGCGCTCACGCTGATCGTGCTGCGCACCCGGGACGCGCACACCGCCGCCCGGCTCTCGGGGATGTCCCAGACCTGGGGCTACCTGCTGGCCTCGCTCGGCCCCTTCGTCCTGGGCGCCCTGCACCAGGCGACCGGCGGCTGGACCGTGCCGCTGACCGCCCTGTTGCTGGTGTGCTGCGGTCTGATGCTGCTGGCCCTGGGCGCGGGCCGCGACCGCCGGATCTGA
- a CDS encoding FadR/GntR family transcriptional regulator, whose protein sequence is MALHAAGRQSLVDTVVEQLRAQLTSGEWAVGDRLPTEHALAETLQVGRNTVREAVRVLVHSGMLRSRQGEGTFVVSVTDPASALRAVQRSSIRDVLELRTALEAEAARLAALRREPADLERMRSSLDAQLLLRQENGPGAGDTELYADHDVAFHRAIVDAARNTALTALYDWFAASVREALVASLADREMARVNHADHRALLDAIACGDPAAAEAASRALLERPLRQVEELLADD, encoded by the coding sequence ATGGCACTGCACGCCGCAGGACGGCAGTCGCTGGTGGACACGGTCGTCGAACAGCTGCGGGCGCAGCTGACCTCCGGCGAGTGGGCGGTCGGGGACCGGCTGCCCACGGAGCACGCGCTCGCCGAAACCCTCCAGGTCGGCCGGAACACGGTCCGCGAGGCCGTCCGCGTCCTGGTCCACTCGGGGATGCTCCGCTCCCGCCAGGGAGAGGGGACGTTCGTGGTCTCCGTCACGGATCCGGCGTCCGCGCTGCGCGCCGTCCAGCGGTCCTCGATCCGTGACGTCCTGGAGCTGCGGACCGCGCTGGAGGCCGAGGCCGCCCGGCTCGCCGCACTGCGCCGCGAACCGGCCGACCTGGAGCGGATGCGGTCCTCCCTGGACGCACAGCTGCTCCTGCGGCAGGAGAACGGCCCCGGCGCGGGGGACACCGAGCTGTACGCCGACCACGACGTGGCGTTCCACCGCGCCATCGTCGACGCGGCCCGGAACACCGCCCTGACCGCGCTGTACGACTGGTTCGCCGCGAGCGTGCGCGAGGCACTGGTGGCCTCCCTCGCGGACCGGGAGATGGCACGGGTGAACCACGCCGATCACCGGGCGCTGCTGGACGCCATCGCCTGCGGAGACCCCGCGGCGGCGGAAGCGGCGTCCCGGGCACTGCTGGAGCGACCGCTCCGGCAGGTCGAGGAATTGCTGGCCGACGACTGA
- a CDS encoding MFS transporter produces MVATVAPTSTSPRPGYGQLLRTRGAWTFLLPGFAARQPFGMLTLSIVLLVQHTTGSYGAAGAVAATTGVAMAVCAPLAGRLTDRYGQGAVLVPSVLLHALSGLTLTWLALSHAPLWALFAVAVPTGASVPQIGPMVRARWSVRLRNSPLAPTAAAFESVTDEFTFVVGPLLATALCTGVTPAAGLVAEASLTLVGGLLFAAQRRTQPPVVRERRARAARGSAIRVPGVQVLVVAFLGIGSVFGGMQVSLAAFTESIGRPGLNGVLYGVFAGGNMIAGIVCGAIIWKATPRHRLLGAYTALALAASCLWTTDSVLVLAGLGLLVGVCIAPALITGYTLVGDMVAGGARTEAFTWLTGAVALGQAIAVTTAGQLEDRLGDGAGFLVPMAGTLFALLTLTALRERLTVHGSAPDPD; encoded by the coding sequence GTGGTAGCCACGGTCGCACCGACGTCGACCTCCCCCCGCCCCGGATACGGACAGCTGCTGCGCACGCGCGGCGCGTGGACGTTCCTGCTCCCGGGTTTCGCGGCACGCCAGCCGTTCGGCATGCTCACCCTGTCCATCGTGCTGCTCGTGCAGCACACCACCGGCTCCTACGGCGCCGCGGGCGCCGTCGCGGCCACCACCGGGGTGGCCATGGCGGTGTGCGCGCCCCTCGCGGGCCGGCTGACCGACCGGTACGGCCAGGGCGCGGTCCTGGTCCCCAGCGTCCTGCTCCACGCGCTGTCGGGACTGACCCTGACCTGGCTCGCCCTGTCCCACGCACCCCTGTGGGCGCTGTTCGCGGTGGCCGTACCGACCGGGGCCAGCGTCCCCCAGATCGGCCCCATGGTGCGGGCCCGCTGGAGTGTCCGGCTCAGGAACTCGCCGCTGGCGCCCACCGCGGCGGCCTTCGAATCCGTCACCGACGAGTTCACGTTCGTCGTCGGCCCGCTGCTCGCCACCGCGCTGTGCACCGGTGTGACACCCGCCGCCGGGCTCGTCGCGGAAGCCTCGCTGACCCTGGTCGGGGGACTGCTGTTCGCGGCGCAGCGGCGCACGCAGCCACCGGTGGTCCGCGAGCGGCGGGCGCGGGCGGCACGGGGGAGCGCCATCCGGGTGCCGGGGGTGCAGGTCCTGGTCGTCGCGTTCCTCGGCATCGGATCGGTCTTCGGCGGTATGCAGGTGTCCCTCGCCGCGTTCACCGAGTCCATCGGCCGACCGGGGCTCAACGGTGTCCTCTACGGCGTCTTCGCCGGGGGGAACATGATCGCGGGCATCGTGTGCGGCGCGATCATCTGGAAGGCCACCCCCCGGCACCGGCTGCTCGGCGCCTACACGGCACTCGCGCTCGCGGCGTCCTGCCTGTGGACGACGGACTCCGTCCTCGTGCTGGCCGGCCTCGGTCTCCTGGTGGGCGTGTGCATCGCCCCCGCCCTCATCACCGGATACACCCTGGTCGGCGACATGGTCGCCGGTGGGGCGCGTACGGAGGCCTTCACCTGGCTGACCGGAGCGGTCGCGCTCGGACAGGCCATCGCCGTCACCACGGCCGGTCAGCTGGAGGACCGGCTGGGGGACGGTGCCGGGTTCCTGGTCCCGATGGCGGGCACGCTGTTCGCGCTGCTCACCCTCACCGCTCTGCGGGAGCGGCTCACGGTGCACGGTTCCGCTCCGGATCCTGACTGA
- a CDS encoding aldose epimerase family protein, with product MSPDRRTVLTSAAAGVAATAAGIAQAGTARAAGRDRPGDAAPRRETFGRLPDGTRIDRWTLARGGTRLGVLSYGGIVQTLEVPDRRGRGANVSLGFATLEPYLSATTYFGALIGRYGNRIAEGRFTLDGRTHQLPRNDGPNSLHGGDAGFDKRVWDITATGPAALTLRRVSPDGEMGYPGALEVTVTYTLTDDGDFRIDYHATTDAPTVVNLTQHTYFNLSGEGSGSVLDHRLELVASRYTPVGATLIPTGELARVAGTPFDFRRRKPVGRDIRTAHPQLRYGQGYDHNFVLDKGITSRPGPAATLDDPASGRSMSVHTTEPGVQFYSGNFLDGTLSGSSDRFYRQSDGLCLETQHFPDSPNRPDFPSTVLRPGGTYRSTTVYSFGAR from the coding sequence ATGAGTCCCGACAGACGCACCGTTCTCACCTCGGCCGCCGCCGGGGTCGCCGCCACCGCCGCCGGGATCGCCCAGGCCGGCACCGCCCGGGCCGCCGGGCGGGACCGCCCGGGTGACGCCGCCCCGCGCCGGGAGACCTTCGGGCGGCTGCCCGACGGCACCCGGATCGACCGCTGGACCCTCGCCCGCGGCGGCACCCGGCTCGGCGTGCTCAGCTACGGCGGCATCGTGCAGACGCTCGAGGTACCCGACCGGCGCGGGCGCGGCGCCAACGTCTCCCTCGGCTTCGCCACCCTGGAGCCGTACCTGAGCGCCACCACCTACTTCGGCGCGCTGATCGGCCGCTACGGCAACCGCATCGCCGAGGGCCGTTTCACCCTCGACGGGCGTACCCACCAACTCCCGCGCAATGACGGCCCCAACAGCCTGCACGGTGGTGACGCCGGCTTCGACAAGCGGGTGTGGGACATCACCGCCACCGGGCCGGCCGCCCTCACCCTGCGCCGGGTGAGCCCGGACGGCGAGATGGGGTACCCCGGCGCCCTGGAGGTGACCGTCACCTACACCCTCACCGACGACGGGGACTTCCGGATCGACTACCACGCCACGACCGACGCACCCACCGTCGTCAACCTGACCCAGCACACCTACTTCAACCTCAGCGGCGAGGGCAGCGGATCCGTCCTCGACCACCGGCTGGAGCTCGTCGCCTCCCGCTACACCCCGGTCGGCGCCACGCTCATCCCCACCGGCGAACTCGCCCGCGTCGCCGGGACCCCGTTCGACTTCCGCCGGCGCAAGCCGGTGGGCCGGGACATCCGCACCGCCCACCCGCAACTGCGGTACGGGCAGGGCTACGACCACAACTTCGTGCTCGACAAGGGCATCACCTCCCGCCCCGGCCCCGCCGCCACCCTGGACGACCCCGCCTCCGGCCGCTCGATGTCCGTCCACACCACCGAGCCCGGCGTGCAGTTCTACAGCGGGAACTTCCTGGACGGCACGCTGAGCGGCAGCAGCGACCGCTTCTACCGGCAGAGCGACGGCCTGTGCCTGGAGACCCAGCACTTCCCGGACTCCCCCAACCGGCCGGACTTCCCCAGCACCGTGCTGCGCCCCGGTGGCACCTATCGCTCCACCACCGTGTACTCCTTCGGGGCCCGCTGA
- a CDS encoding response regulator transcription factor, with the protein MTTVVLADDEALLRKALAALLALEDRITVLAEAEDGASAVRATLEHRPDVLVIDLEMPGVDGLGAVEQIRRVRPQQVILMLTRHARPGVLRKALRLGVRGFASKSAEPAHLTEIIHALHEGRRWVDPDVSALAVVDDCPLTEREIDVLRATGEGYSVVDIAARLHLAQGTVRNYLSHAMQKTQTRTRHEAARYAREHDWL; encoded by the coding sequence ATGACCACCGTGGTGCTCGCCGACGACGAGGCGCTGCTGCGCAAGGCACTGGCCGCGCTGCTGGCGCTGGAGGACCGGATCACAGTGCTCGCCGAGGCGGAGGACGGCGCCTCGGCGGTACGGGCCACGCTGGAGCACCGCCCGGACGTGCTGGTCATCGATCTGGAGATGCCCGGGGTGGACGGGCTCGGCGCCGTGGAACAGATCCGCCGGGTCCGGCCGCAGCAGGTGATCCTCATGCTGACCCGGCACGCGAGGCCGGGCGTGCTGCGCAAGGCGCTGCGGCTGGGCGTCCGGGGCTTCGCCAGCAAGTCCGCCGAACCCGCTCACCTCACGGAGATCATTCACGCCCTGCACGAGGGCCGGCGGTGGGTCGACCCGGACGTCTCCGCCCTCGCCGTCGTCGACGACTGCCCGCTCACCGAACGGGAGATCGATGTGCTGCGGGCGACCGGCGAGGGGTACTCGGTCGTCGACATCGCCGCCCGGCTCCACCTCGCGCAGGGCACCGTGCGCAACTACCTCTCGCACGCGATGCAGAAGACCCAGACCAGGACCCGGCACGAGGCGGCCCGGTACGCGCGCGAACACGACTGGCTGTGA
- a CDS encoding sensor histidine kinase, with the protein MSTFYLAPHSTMDHSEAISGRLRTLNRATVLPPLTLVGVMLVVVDSSTWWNATVLTVSLVVALVFIERWARGDTSRIALTCLAITAGVWAYGALFAGLQTASYGLTIVGPTLIPQLRRHRALAAVVLVAFVGAVGAGRLIVAPHAFSEDLLPYFVVPTGVTAMATGLTFANEMFYKLMKESREREAELAVFRERVRFAGDLHDIQGHTLHVVKLKIALAEKLLDSDVGRAQEELREVRALVGDTITQTKELAHAERRLNLSVELENAKNLFEAAGIRVRVDRDPGMDERAANELLGQVLRETTTNILRHAQATHVRITLDGSGITIVNDGAGTAALTRLSGLSVLRERVGDEGGELTVEQQDGRFRTSVAFPALAGEELR; encoded by the coding sequence GTGAGCACCTTCTACCTGGCCCCGCACTCCACGATGGATCACTCCGAAGCGATCTCCGGGCGGCTGCGTACGCTCAACCGCGCCACCGTGCTGCCCCCGCTCACCCTCGTGGGCGTGATGCTGGTGGTCGTCGACTCCAGCACCTGGTGGAACGCCACCGTGCTGACCGTGAGCCTGGTCGTGGCCCTGGTGTTCATCGAACGCTGGGCCCGGGGCGACACCTCCCGCATCGCCCTGACCTGTCTGGCCATCACGGCGGGGGTGTGGGCGTACGGGGCGCTGTTCGCCGGTCTCCAGACCGCGTCCTACGGCCTCACGATCGTGGGTCCCACCCTCATCCCGCAGCTGCGGCGGCACCGGGCCCTGGCGGCCGTGGTCCTGGTCGCCTTCGTCGGTGCCGTGGGCGCGGGGCGGCTGATCGTGGCCCCGCACGCCTTCTCCGAGGACCTGCTCCCGTACTTCGTCGTCCCCACCGGCGTCACGGCGATGGCCACCGGCCTCACCTTCGCCAACGAGATGTTCTACAAGCTCATGAAGGAGTCGCGCGAGCGCGAGGCGGAGCTGGCCGTCTTCCGGGAACGCGTGCGGTTCGCCGGCGATCTGCACGACATCCAGGGCCACACCCTGCACGTGGTGAAGCTGAAGATCGCGCTGGCCGAGAAGCTGCTGGACAGCGATGTCGGGCGTGCCCAGGAGGAGCTTCGGGAGGTGCGCGCCCTGGTCGGCGACACCATCACCCAGACCAAGGAACTCGCGCACGCCGAACGGCGGCTCAACCTCTCCGTCGAGCTGGAGAACGCGAAGAACCTCTTCGAGGCCGCGGGCATCCGGGTGCGCGTGGACCGTGACCCCGGGATGGACGAGCGGGCGGCGAACGAACTGCTCGGTCAGGTCCTGCGCGAGACGACCACCAACATCCTGCGGCACGCGCAGGCCACCCACGTACGGATCACCCTCGACGGATCGGGCATCACCATCGTCAACGACGGGGCGGGGACGGCTGCGCTCACCCGGCTCAGCGGACTGTCCGTCCTGCGCGAGCGGGTGGGGGACGAGGGAGGCGAGCTGACGGTCGAGCAGCAGGACGGACGCTTCCGTACGTCCGTGGCGTTCCCGGCCTTGGCGGGGGAGGAGCTCCGATGA
- a CDS encoding ABC transporter ATP-binding protein, translating to MTTTPVIDVDRLNLVYGDFHAVKDLSFQVGRGEFYALLGTNGAGKTSTLEIIEGHRTATSGTVRVFGHSPRDRSTVRPRMGIMLQESGFSPDLTVRESVRLIGDLTRRTDKAERVLGIVDLTHKAGTKVSQLSGGEKRRLDFATAIYGSPELIFLDEPTTGLDIQSRDDLWDSVDRLREDGSTIVLTTHYLEEAQQRADRIGLMHQGAFHQEGTVAELTRTLPAVIRFTLPAQASALPLHARPDGEREGGYVIETFGLQKDLHALLGWAEDNAVELRDLQAGPTRLDDVFRAIGSN from the coding sequence ATGACCACCACACCCGTCATCGATGTCGACCGTCTGAACCTCGTCTACGGCGACTTCCACGCCGTGAAGGACCTGTCCTTCCAGGTGGGGCGCGGAGAGTTCTACGCGCTGCTCGGCACCAACGGAGCCGGCAAGACCTCCACCCTGGAGATCATCGAGGGCCACCGCACCGCCACGTCGGGGACCGTACGGGTCTTCGGCCACAGCCCGCGCGACCGGAGCACGGTGCGGCCCCGGATGGGCATCATGCTCCAGGAGAGCGGGTTCTCCCCGGACCTGACGGTGCGCGAATCGGTCCGGCTGATCGGGGACCTCACCCGCCGCACCGACAAGGCCGAACGCGTGCTGGGCATCGTGGACCTCACGCACAAGGCCGGCACCAAGGTCTCCCAACTGTCCGGGGGCGAGAAGCGCCGGCTGGACTTCGCGACCGCCATCTACGGATCGCCCGAGCTGATCTTCCTGGACGAGCCCACCACCGGTCTGGACATCCAGTCCCGGGACGATCTGTGGGACTCCGTGGACAGGCTGCGCGAGGACGGCTCCACCATCGTGCTGACCACGCACTACCTGGAGGAGGCCCAGCAGCGGGCCGACCGGATCGGACTCATGCACCAGGGCGCCTTTCACCAGGAGGGGACCGTCGCCGAGCTGACCCGGACCCTGCCCGCCGTCATCCGCTTCACCCTCCCGGCACAGGCGTCGGCGCTCCCGCTCCACGCCAGGCCCGACGGGGAGCGCGAGGGCGGATACGTCATCGAGACCTTCGGGCTCCAGAAGGACCTGCACGCCCTGCTCGGCTGGGCCGAGGACAACGCGGTGGAACTGCGGGACCTCCAGGCAGGACCGACGCGGCTGGACGACGTCTTCCGCGCCATCGGCAGCAACTGA
- a CDS encoding VOC family protein, with product MILAMSELPSRLSVVTLGTRDLPGLRRFYRGLGWEEIPSSDDEWAGFLLGGVLLALYPVDELAAEAATAIPSPAGWSGITLACNVDSPQQVDAAFTTAVAAGAVAVADPVDRPWGGRSAYIADPEGNRWEIAWASGARFDDRGALTGFGS from the coding sequence ATGATCCTGGCCATGTCTGAGCTGCCTTCCCGCCTCTCTGTGGTGACCCTCGGCACCCGTGACCTGCCGGGGTTGCGCCGGTTCTACCGCGGTCTGGGATGGGAGGAGATCCCCTCCAGCGACGATGAGTGGGCGGGTTTCCTGCTCGGTGGCGTGCTGCTGGCGCTGTACCCGGTGGATGAGCTGGCCGCCGAGGCGGCGACCGCGATCCCGTCTCCCGCTGGGTGGTCGGGCATCACGCTCGCCTGCAATGTGGACAGCCCTCAGCAGGTGGATGCTGCCTTCACGACCGCGGTGGCGGCGGGTGCCGTCGCAGTGGCTGATCCGGTGGACCGCCCGTGGGGCGGCCGGTCGGCGTACATCGCCGACCCGGAGGGCAATCGCTGGGAGATCGCCTGGGCATCCGGTGCGAGGTTCGACGACCGTGGTGCGTTGACCGGTTTCGGAAGCTGA
- a CDS encoding NAD(P)-dependent oxidoreductase has protein sequence MHNGTPVTVLGLGLMGGALAEAFLRAGHPTTVWNRTPAKADGLVVRGVMLAPSPGAAIAASPLVVVCVSDYDAVADVLHGPLDGRVVVNLTSGTPSGARELAAEVVRRGGGYLDGGVMAVPEAVGTADAVLAYSGPRPLYDAHASTLGSLGTGLHLGDDPGLAATHEMATLVLMWSMLDGFLNGVAILGPAGVSATAYLPVAQTAIDIVAGWLPGYARQADDGVHPADDGTVDTHLTAMTQVVRESELLGVNSELPRLIRALAERAATAGHGGSGYTALVEQFRKR, from the coding sequence ATGCACAACGGCACACCTGTCACGGTTCTGGGCCTTGGACTGATGGGCGGCGCCCTCGCCGAGGCGTTCCTGCGTGCGGGACACCCGACGACCGTGTGGAACCGCACGCCGGCCAAGGCCGACGGTCTCGTGGTTCGGGGCGTGATGCTCGCACCGTCCCCGGGGGCCGCGATCGCGGCATCCCCGCTCGTGGTGGTCTGCGTATCCGACTACGACGCCGTGGCGGATGTCCTCCACGGACCGCTCGATGGTCGCGTCGTGGTGAACCTGACCTCGGGCACGCCCTCGGGCGCCAGAGAGCTCGCCGCGGAGGTGGTGCGCCGCGGCGGTGGTTACCTCGACGGCGGGGTTATGGCCGTCCCGGAGGCGGTCGGCACGGCTGACGCCGTGCTCGCCTACAGCGGGCCGCGACCGCTGTACGACGCCCACGCGTCGACCCTCGGCAGTCTCGGCACGGGCCTCCACCTCGGAGACGACCCCGGCCTCGCAGCCACACACGAGATGGCCACCCTCGTCCTGATGTGGAGCATGCTCGACGGCTTCCTCAACGGCGTTGCGATCCTCGGCCCGGCCGGTGTGTCCGCCACGGCGTACCTCCCCGTCGCGCAGACCGCGATCGACATCGTGGCAGGCTGGCTTCCGGGCTACGCGCGGCAGGCCGATGACGGCGTCCACCCGGCCGACGATGGCACCGTGGACACCCACCTGACGGCAATGACGCAGGTGGTCCGGGAGAGCGAGCTGCTCGGCGTCAACTCCGAGCTTCCGAGGCTCATCAGGGCACTGGCGGAGCGAGCGGCGACCGCCGGCCACGGCGGCAGCGGCTACACGGCGCTGGTGGAACAGTTCCGCAAACGGTGA
- a CDS encoding MerR family transcriptional regulator — MLIGELSRRTGVNAHQLRYYEAQGLLRPVRGGNGYRDYGEDAVLTVSQIRKLLAAGLSTQEIGHLQPCVTGGDPDLKPCPETLELLRARIAGLDEQIDILLQSRRTLRQYLAATERRAAG; from the coding sequence GTGCTGATCGGGGAGCTGAGTCGGCGGACCGGGGTCAATGCGCACCAACTGCGGTACTACGAGGCTCAGGGCCTGCTGAGGCCTGTCCGTGGCGGCAACGGCTACCGCGATTACGGTGAAGACGCCGTGCTGACCGTGTCCCAGATCCGGAAACTGCTGGCGGCCGGGCTGTCGACTCAGGAGATCGGCCACCTCCAACCGTGCGTCACGGGCGGGGACCCCGATCTGAAGCCCTGCCCGGAAACACTGGAACTGCTTCGGGCGCGCATAGCCGGACTGGACGAGCAGATCGACATACTCCTCCAGTCCCGTCGGACACTGCGCCAGTACCTGGCGGCCACGGAGCGGCGGGCGGCCGGCTAG
- a CDS encoding aminotransferase class I/II-fold pyridoxal phosphate-dependent enzyme has protein sequence MLGDYRITGRGAADIAASVERGIGSGDLAPGQLLPPQRELAASLGVNPNTVAAAYRTLRERGLIETAGRRGSRVRHRPASTSRDDTVRVHVPPGARDISDGNPDPALLPPLGPALAAAGERFATAPPMYGAPPVSERLAAAARAELAADGVQDAPLTVASGSLDAIERVLAAHLRPGDAVAVEDPGWGSLLDLVPALGLRALPMTVDDEGPLPGDAEHALERGARALVVTARAQNPTGAAVTAQRAAALRAVLAAHPQTLLIEDDHGHHIVDLPLHTLTGATRHWAFVRSAAKAYGPDLRVAVLTGDELTVDRVGGRHRLGPGWVSHLLQETVAGLWHGGAVDPVAVAASYGRRREALLAALADRGVTARGRSGMNVWVPAPEETGAVTRLLTAGWAVGPGARFRLASPPGIRLTVSPLGPADIAPLADAVAAALTPGAVRRYD, from the coding sequence GTGCTAGGAGATTATCGCATTACGGGACGGGGTGCGGCTGATATCGCCGCGAGCGTGGAACGGGGCATCGGCTCCGGAGATCTCGCGCCCGGCCAACTCCTCCCGCCCCAGCGGGAACTGGCCGCATCCCTCGGGGTCAACCCGAACACCGTCGCCGCCGCCTACCGCACGCTGCGCGAGCGCGGACTGATCGAGACCGCAGGACGGCGCGGCAGCCGGGTGCGGCACCGCCCCGCCAGCACCTCGCGCGACGACACGGTCCGCGTCCACGTACCGCCCGGCGCCCGCGACATCTCCGACGGAAACCCCGACCCCGCCCTGCTGCCCCCGCTGGGCCCGGCACTGGCCGCGGCCGGCGAACGCTTCGCCACGGCCCCGCCGATGTACGGCGCGCCCCCGGTCAGCGAACGGCTGGCCGCCGCCGCCCGCGCCGAACTCGCCGCCGACGGCGTACAGGACGCCCCGCTCACCGTCGCCTCCGGCTCTCTGGACGCCATCGAACGCGTCCTCGCGGCCCATCTGCGCCCCGGCGACGCCGTCGCCGTCGAGGACCCGGGCTGGGGCAGCCTCCTGGACCTCGTCCCCGCGCTCGGGCTGCGCGCCCTGCCCATGACGGTCGACGACGAGGGCCCGCTGCCCGGCGACGCCGAACACGCCCTGGAGCGCGGCGCCCGCGCCCTGGTGGTCACCGCCCGCGCCCAGAACCCCACCGGGGCCGCCGTCACCGCACAGCGCGCCGCAGCGCTGCGGGCCGTCCTCGCGGCCCACCCGCAGACCCTGCTCATCGAGGACGACCACGGCCACCACATCGTCGATCTGCCGCTGCACACGCTGACCGGTGCCACCCGGCACTGGGCGTTCGTCCGCTCGGCAGCCAAGGCGTACGGGCCGGACCTGCGGGTCGCCGTGCTGACCGGCGACGAGCTGACGGTCGACCGGGTGGGAGGGCGGCACCGGCTCGGACCCGGCTGGGTCAGCCATCTCCTCCAGGAGACAGTCGCCGGGCTCTGGCACGGCGGGGCCGTCGATCCGGTCGCGGTGGCCGCCTCCTACGGACGGCGGCGCGAGGCACTGTTGGCCGCCCTCGCCGACCGCGGCGTCACCGCGCGGGGCCGCAGCGGTATGAACGTCTGGGTACCGGCCCCGGAGGAGACCGGCGCCGTGACCAGGCTGCTCACCGCCGGCTGGGCGGTGGGCCCGGGCGCCCGCTTCCGGCTGGCCTCGCCACCCGGCATCCGGCTCACCGTCTCCCCCCTGGGCCCGGCCGACATCGCCCCCCTCGCGGACGCTGTGGCGGCGGCCCTCACCCCGGGCGCCGTGCGCCGGTACGACTAG